A single Vigna radiata var. radiata cultivar VC1973A chromosome 8, Vradiata_ver6, whole genome shotgun sequence DNA region contains:
- the LOC106769943 gene encoding thylakoid ADP,ATP carrier protein, chloroplastic isoform X2, giving the protein MSISMSHTEERATLTWRKIPAPPKYDVVRPRFRHAAATTHSRFASVSVTQSKLHQDFMPTPSQLLKHPLAAFSVVPRDAALFSAGAIAGAAAKTVTAPLDRIKLLMQAIAVIGKEEGIQGYWKGNLPQVIRVVPYSAVQLFAYEIYKKIFRGENGELSVVGRLAAGAFAGMTSTFITYPLDVLRLRLAVEPGYRTMSEVALGMLREEGVASFYRGLGPSLIAIAPYIAVNFCVFDLLKKSLPEKYQKRTETSILTAVLSASLATLTCYPLDTVRRQMQLKGTPYNTVFDALSGIVARDGVAGLYRGFVPNALKSLPNSSIKLTTYDIVKRLIAASEKEFQLITEENRIKHKNTNKQ; this is encoded by the exons ATGTCTATTTCCATGTCCCACACAGAGGAGAGAGCCACACTCACATGGCGCAAAATCCCCGCCCCTCCCAAATACGACGTCGTTCGCCCCCGTTTCCGTCACGCCGCAGCCACTACCCATTCCAGATTCGCCTCTGTTTCCGTAACCCAATCCAAACTGCACCAAGACTTCATGCCCACACCCTCCCAGCTCCTCAAGCACCCCCTTGCAGCCTTCTCCGTAGTCCCCCGCGACGCCGCCCTCTTTTCCGCCGGAGCCATCGCCGGCGCCGCCGCCAAGACCGTCACGGCGCCGCTCGACCGCATCAAGCTCCTCATGCAG GCCATAGCAGTTATAGGGAAGGAAGAAGGCATTCAAGGTTACTGGAAGGGAAACCTCCCCCAG GTTATTCGAGTCGTACCTTACAGTGCTGTCCAGCTTTTTGCTTATGAAATTTATAAG AAAATATTCAGGGGAGAGAATGGTGAGCTCTCTGTTGTGGGAAGACTTGCAGCTGGTGCTTTTGCAGGAATGACGTCCACTTTT ATAACTTACCCATTAGATGTTCTAAGATTGCGATTAGCTGTTGAACCCGGCTATCGAACCATGTCAGAG GTTGCCTTGGGCATGCTAAGGGAGGAAGGAGTTGCATCTTTCTATCGAGGCCTTGGGCCTTCTCTTATTGCAATAGCTCCTTATATTGCTGTAAACTTTTGTGTTTTTGACTT ATTAAAGAAGTCATTGCCTGAGAAATACCAAAAGAGAACTGAAACATCTATACTCACTGCTGTCCTTTCGGCTTCTCTTGCCACACTTACATGCTATCCTCTGGACACTGTTCGAAGACAGATGCAACTGAAGGGCACACCTTATAATACAGTGTTTGATGCTCTTTCAG GTATTGTGGCACGAGATGGAGTAGCTGGGTTATATCGTGGATTTGTACCCAATGCTCTAAAATCCCTACCAAACAGCAG CATCAAGCTTACCACATACGACATTGTTAAGCGCCTGATTGCTGCTAGTGAGAAAGAATTTCAATTAATTACAGAGGAAAATCGCATCAAGCACAAGAACACTAACAAGCAATGA
- the LOC106769943 gene encoding thylakoid ADP,ATP carrier protein, chloroplastic isoform X1: protein MSISMSHTEERATLTWRKIPAPPKYDVVRPRFRHAAATTHSRFASVSVTQSKLHQDFMPTPSQLLKHPLAAFSVVPRDAALFSAGAIAGAAAKTVTAPLDRIKLLMQTHGVRVGQDSAKKAMSFIEAIAVIGKEEGIQGYWKGNLPQVIRVVPYSAVQLFAYEIYKKIFRGENGELSVVGRLAAGAFAGMTSTFITYPLDVLRLRLAVEPGYRTMSEVALGMLREEGVASFYRGLGPSLIAIAPYIAVNFCVFDLLKKSLPEKYQKRTETSILTAVLSASLATLTCYPLDTVRRQMQLKGTPYNTVFDALSGIVARDGVAGLYRGFVPNALKSLPNSSIKLTTYDIVKRLIAASEKEFQLITEENRIKHKNTNKQ, encoded by the exons ATGTCTATTTCCATGTCCCACACAGAGGAGAGAGCCACACTCACATGGCGCAAAATCCCCGCCCCTCCCAAATACGACGTCGTTCGCCCCCGTTTCCGTCACGCCGCAGCCACTACCCATTCCAGATTCGCCTCTGTTTCCGTAACCCAATCCAAACTGCACCAAGACTTCATGCCCACACCCTCCCAGCTCCTCAAGCACCCCCTTGCAGCCTTCTCCGTAGTCCCCCGCGACGCCGCCCTCTTTTCCGCCGGAGCCATCGCCGGCGCCGCCGCCAAGACCGTCACGGCGCCGCTCGACCGCATCAAGCTCCTCATGCAG ACTCATGGCGTGCGGGTTGGCCAAGATAGTGCTAAGAAGGCCATGAGTTTCATTGAG GCCATAGCAGTTATAGGGAAGGAAGAAGGCATTCAAGGTTACTGGAAGGGAAACCTCCCCCAG GTTATTCGAGTCGTACCTTACAGTGCTGTCCAGCTTTTTGCTTATGAAATTTATAAG AAAATATTCAGGGGAGAGAATGGTGAGCTCTCTGTTGTGGGAAGACTTGCAGCTGGTGCTTTTGCAGGAATGACGTCCACTTTT ATAACTTACCCATTAGATGTTCTAAGATTGCGATTAGCTGTTGAACCCGGCTATCGAACCATGTCAGAG GTTGCCTTGGGCATGCTAAGGGAGGAAGGAGTTGCATCTTTCTATCGAGGCCTTGGGCCTTCTCTTATTGCAATAGCTCCTTATATTGCTGTAAACTTTTGTGTTTTTGACTT ATTAAAGAAGTCATTGCCTGAGAAATACCAAAAGAGAACTGAAACATCTATACTCACTGCTGTCCTTTCGGCTTCTCTTGCCACACTTACATGCTATCCTCTGGACACTGTTCGAAGACAGATGCAACTGAAGGGCACACCTTATAATACAGTGTTTGATGCTCTTTCAG GTATTGTGGCACGAGATGGAGTAGCTGGGTTATATCGTGGATTTGTACCCAATGCTCTAAAATCCCTACCAAACAGCAG CATCAAGCTTACCACATACGACATTGTTAAGCGCCTGATTGCTGCTAGTGAGAAAGAATTTCAATTAATTACAGAGGAAAATCGCATCAAGCACAAGAACACTAACAAGCAATGA
- the LOC106770178 gene encoding uncharacterized protein LOC106770178 — MPKGLGEYKWEVGTYFTNKKEFTDAIRTYALSNGKNLKLIKNDKKRVVVKCLGANGKCNWYAYCAYMCLDKSWQLRKIIDDHTCSRDFNVKLITTKWLSEKMEKTVRENPNMKVMDIREKLSRKWNVSISKNMAFRARMMAKYSVEGSFKEQFRRLHDYGHEVLKRNPSSTVQIKVENINEECIFKRIYICLNACKQSFISCRPIIGLDGCFLKGKYGGELLTAVGRDGNEQILPIAYVVVEVENKDSWTWFLELLIEDLGGVDVASSCTFISNQQKGLLNAFRDLLPNVDQRYCVRHLYSNFRKQXPGKDLKRLMWSAATXSYPXLWESEMRKIKEVNLEAYKYLIAIPPRYWSRSRFTQSAHCDTLVNNMCEGFNSVLLHSRCKPIISMLEDIRVYIMKRXASNRNKMALXQGSVCPKVLNRFQKQSWLTRYWLPRWSSEQLFEVIHISQFGEQFVVNLDNKDCSCRGWLISGIPCTHAITAMKFLNINAEQHIAHWFMKSAYEETYNSIIYPINGQHVWEITPYPDILPPQKRAMPGRPKKKRRLQAWELKKNDSELRKGGTKKTCAVCKELGHNKKTCPQRPMPSSHVPVDQPTQESTVTNVPADQPTQESIVLPSHE; from the exons ATGCCAAAAGGTTTGGGGGAATATAAATGGGAAGTTGGAACTTATTTCACTAACAAAAAGGAATTCACTGATGCTATTAGGACATATGCTCTTAGTAATGGCAAAAATCTAAAATTGATTAAGAATGACAAGAAGAGGGTTGTTGTGAAATGTTTGGGGGCAAATGGTAAATGCAATTGGTATGCTTATTGTGCGTATATGTGTCTTGACAAGTCCTGGcagttaagaaaaattattgatGATCACACGTGTAGTAGAGATTTCAATGTGAAGCTCATAACTACCAAATGGTTGAgtgaaaagatggaaaaaacTGTCAGAGAGAACCCTAATATGAAGGTGATGGACATTAGGGAAAAACTTAGTAGGAAATGGAATGTATCAATCTCAAAAAACATGGCTTTTAGAGCAAGAATGATGGCAAAATATAGTGTTGAGGGGTCATTTAAAGAACAATTCAGAAGGCTCCACGATTATGGTCATGAGGTGCTTAAAAGGAATCCAAGTTCAACAGTCCAAATAAAGGTTGAAAACATTAATGAGGAGTGTATTTTTAAGAGAATTTATATATGCTTGAATGCTTGCAAACAAAGCTTCATTAGTTGCAGACCCATCATTGGGTTAGATGGATGTTTTTTGAAAGGAAAGTATGGAGGGGAGTTGCTAACAGCTGTTGGAAGAGATGGAAATGAACAAATTCTTCCCATTGCATATGTTGTTGTCGAGGTTGAAAACAAGGACTCCTGGACTTGGTTCTTGGAACTTCTCATTGAGGACCTTGGAGGGGTTGATGTAGCTTCATCATGCACCTTCATTTCTAACCAGCAAAAG GGTCTTCTGAATGCTTTTCGAGATCTTCTACCTAATGTAGACCAAAGATATTGTGTTAGACATTTGTATTCTAACTTCAGAAAGCAATNTCCTGGGAAGGACCTTAAAAGGCTCATGTGGAGTGCTGCAACANCCTCATATCCTGANTTATGGGAGAgtgaaatgagaaaaattaaggAGGTGAATTTGGAGgcatataaatatttgattgcAATTCCTCCTAG GTATTGGTCAAGATCTAGATTCACTCAATCAGCACATTGTGACACTCTAGTCAACAACATGTGTGAGGGCTTCAACAGTGTGCTACTTCACAGTAGGTGTAAGCCAATTATATCCATGTTAGAAGACATTAGGGTTTATATTATGAAGAGATGNGCTAGCAACAGGAATAAGATGGCCTTATANCAAGGTTCTGTTTGCCCTAAGGTACTCAACAGATTTCAAAAGCAATCATGGCTAACAAGATATTGGTTACCAAG GTGGTCATCAGAACAATTATTTGAAGTGATTCACATTTCACAATTTGGAGAGCAATTTGTTGTCAACCTTGACAACAAAGACTGCAGTTGTAGAGGATGGTTAATCAGTGGCATTCCTTGCACTCATGCCATCACTGCTATGAAGTTCTTGAACATAAATGCAGAACAACATATTGCCCATTGGTTTATGAAGTCTGCTTATGAAGAGACTTATAACAGCATCATATATCCTATCAACGGGCAACATGTGTGGGAGATTACACCTTATCCTGATATACTACCTCCACAAAAAAGGGCAATGCCAGGACGtcccaagaaaaaaagaagactaCAAGCttgggagttgaagaagaatgacTCCGAATTAAGAAAGGGTGGTACAAAAAAGACTTGTGCTGTCTGCAAAGAATTGGGACACAACAAAAAGACTTGTCCACAACGACCTATGCCTTCATCACATGTCCCTGTTGACCAACCAACTCAGGAATCCACTGTCACAAACGTTCCTGCTGACCAGCCAACTCAGGAGTCTATTGTCCTACCATCTCATGAATGA